The following are from one region of the Magallana gigas chromosome 4, xbMagGiga1.1, whole genome shotgun sequence genome:
- the LOC105338067 gene encoding uncharacterized protein isoform X3, translated as MVPDDPPVTLKFTGRETRACHQLAAICADALAKNCELCATVVGNNDSDCSVQLEFKQDVFKPTERNETCLERDIEPYCSTFFLGMNITRKNNSLTSASFDIILTANIPADRYKTNWGLIGGIIGGVIFGITAIVFVVLWIIGTCRKYRGGEQRHSPGSTAPLKH; from the exons ATGGTGCCAGATGATCCGCCTGTGACCCTCAAGTTCACTGGCAGGGAGACTCGAGCATGTCACCAGTTGGCCGCGATCTGCGCAGATGCGCTCGCAAAAAACTGTGAGCTCTGCGCCACCGTAGTGGGTAATAACGACTCTGATTGCTCGGTTCAACTTGAGTTCAAACAGGACGTGTTTAAGCCGACAGAACGT AACGAGACATGCTTGGAGAGGGACATAGAGCCATACTGCTCAACATTCTTTCTAGGAATGAATATAACGAGAAAAAACAATTCACTGACTAGCGCTAGTTTTGACATCATTCTTACAGCTAACATTCCCGCAGACCGTTACAAAACAA ACTGGGGACTTATTGGTGGAATCATAGGCGGAGTGATTTTCGGAATAACAGCCATAGTGTTTGTCGTGCTATGGATCATTGGCACTTGCAGGAAATACAGGGGTGGGGAGCAGAGGCATAGTCCAGGGAGCACAG
- the LOC105338067 gene encoding uncharacterized protein isoform X2, translating into MKTIVIFAALTSLPFAFFEDTKGCEFLIQMVPDDPPVTLKFTGRETRACHQLAAICADALAKNCELCATVVGNNDSDCSVQLEFKQDVFKPTERNETCLERDIEPYCSTFFLGMNITRKNNSLTSASFDIILTANIPADRYKTNWGLIGGIIGGVIFGITAIVFVVLWIIGTCRKYRGGEQRHSPGSTAPLKH; encoded by the exons ATGAAGACGATCGTCATATTTGCTGCCTTGACCTCCTTGCCTTTTGCCTTTTTCGAAGATA CGAAAGGCTGTGAATTCCTGATCCAAATGGTGCCAGATGATCCGCCTGTGACCCTCAAGTTCACTGGCAGGGAGACTCGAGCATGTCACCAGTTGGCCGCGATCTGCGCAGATGCGCTCGCAAAAAACTGTGAGCTCTGCGCCACCGTAGTGGGTAATAACGACTCTGATTGCTCGGTTCAACTTGAGTTCAAACAGGACGTGTTTAAGCCGACAGAACGT AACGAGACATGCTTGGAGAGGGACATAGAGCCATACTGCTCAACATTCTTTCTAGGAATGAATATAACGAGAAAAAACAATTCACTGACTAGCGCTAGTTTTGACATCATTCTTACAGCTAACATTCCCGCAGACCGTTACAAAACAA ACTGGGGACTTATTGGTGGAATCATAGGCGGAGTGATTTTCGGAATAACAGCCATAGTGTTTGTCGTGCTATGGATCATTGGCACTTGCAGGAAATACAGGGGTGGGGAGCAGAGGCATAGTCCAGGGAGCACAG
- the LOC105338067 gene encoding uncharacterized protein isoform X1: MSRIAAYRSSRISCFRGYRIKFISQKMKTIVIFAALTSLPFAFFEDTKGCEFLIQMVPDDPPVTLKFTGRETRACHQLAAICADALAKNCELCATVVGNNDSDCSVQLEFKQDVFKPTERNETCLERDIEPYCSTFFLGMNITRKNNSLTSASFDIILTANIPADRYKTNWGLIGGIIGGVIFGITAIVFVVLWIIGTCRKYRGGEQRHSPGSTAPLKH; this comes from the exons ATGTCGCGTATAGCTGCTTACAGATCTAGTCGGATAAGCTGTTTTCGAGGGTATAGGATAAAATTCATTTCACAGAAG ATGAAGACGATCGTCATATTTGCTGCCTTGACCTCCTTGCCTTTTGCCTTTTTCGAAGATA CGAAAGGCTGTGAATTCCTGATCCAAATGGTGCCAGATGATCCGCCTGTGACCCTCAAGTTCACTGGCAGGGAGACTCGAGCATGTCACCAGTTGGCCGCGATCTGCGCAGATGCGCTCGCAAAAAACTGTGAGCTCTGCGCCACCGTAGTGGGTAATAACGACTCTGATTGCTCGGTTCAACTTGAGTTCAAACAGGACGTGTTTAAGCCGACAGAACGT AACGAGACATGCTTGGAGAGGGACATAGAGCCATACTGCTCAACATTCTTTCTAGGAATGAATATAACGAGAAAAAACAATTCACTGACTAGCGCTAGTTTTGACATCATTCTTACAGCTAACATTCCCGCAGACCGTTACAAAACAA ACTGGGGACTTATTGGTGGAATCATAGGCGGAGTGATTTTCGGAATAACAGCCATAGTGTTTGTCGTGCTATGGATCATTGGCACTTGCAGGAAATACAGGGGTGGGGAGCAGAGGCATAGTCCAGGGAGCACAG
- the LOC105338066 gene encoding uncharacterized protein, whose amino-acid sequence MKMIIIFAVVTSLPFAFPKDIWSCFDAIIPSRGIIKEVSPDSPVIVKFTGRENKACHMFSAICKDALPENCEVCATVVGIKEKDCSVQLEFLQLLGVLLPKTVRTETCLERDIEPYCSTFSLGMIITKTDNSLTSASFEILLTAKIPAETNWGAIAGVIVGLIVIVTVVISIIVYFVACRKHRAWNQRQSPAGSTAPLTHLSSPSYQMDESYTIQTSKGNNNTKPPN is encoded by the exons ATGAAAATGATCATCATATTTGCTGTCGTGACCTCCTTGCCCTTTGCCTTTCCCAAAGATA TTTGGTCGTGCTTTGACGCTATTATACCATCTCGTGGAATAATCAAAGAGGTGTCACCCGATTCGCCGGTGATCGTCAAGTTCACTGGCAGGGAGAATAAAGCATGCCACATGTTTTCCGCGATTTGCAAAGATGCACTTCCAGAAAACTGTGAGGTCTGCGCCACCGTAGTAGGTATTAAAGAAAAAGATTGCTCGGTTCAACTTGAGTTCCTACAACTCTTGGGTGTTTTGCTTCCGAAGACAGTTCGT ACCGAGACATGCTTGGAGAGGGATATTGAGCCATACTGCTCAACATTCTCTCTTGGAATGATAATAACGAAAACAGACAACTCCCTGACTAGCGCTAGTTTTGAGATCCTTCTTACAGCGAAAATTCCCGCCGAAACAA ACTGGGGAGCCATAGCCGGTGTGATCGTAGGATTAATAGTGATAGTGACTGTCGTTATATCGATCATTGTCTATTTTGTCGCCTGTAGGAAACACAGGGCTTGGAACCAAAGGCAGAGTCCAGCTGGGAGCACAG CCCCGTTGACACATTTGAGCAGCCCAAGCTACCAAATGGACGAAAGCTATACCATCCAGACTTCGAAAGGAAACAATAACACAAAACCGCCAAATTGA
- the LOC105338069 gene encoding phytanoyl-CoA dioxygenase, peroxisomal — MAERLKTIFGHLNSDAVISPSPASSGAVHSGLQSFRYTLDNPVLSYEQRKFYEDNGYIVIRNLVPKEKLDVYRERFEQICRREVEIPGLTIMRDVAIARSEFVPGEQAVTKLQEFQNDDVLFGYCELPEIIKYVQTFTGKEVKAMHTMLINKPPDPGKKTSRHPLHQDLHYFPFRPADRVVCSWTAMQKVNRENGCLVVLPGTHKGELLQHDYPEWEGGVNKMYHGVRDFDPNAPRVHLPMDTGDTVFFHPLLIHGSGMNKTKGFRKSISCHYASADINYIDVKGSIQDGVEKEVFEMVHKKLVARGVDPTKLTMKDLWMFKSRDVSLPLN; from the exons ATGGCAGAGAGGCTGAAAACAATATTTGGGCATCTGAATTCTGATGCTGTTATATCT CCAAGTCCAGCATCCTCTGGTGCAGTTCACTCTGGGCTGCAGTCATTTCGGTACACATTAGACAATCCTGTGTTGTCCTATGAGCAAAGGAAGTTCTACGAGGACAATGGATACATAGTGATAAGGAATCTGGTACCCAAGGAAAAACTAGATGTCTATAG AGAACGATTTGAGCAGATATGCAGGAGGGAAGTTGAAATTCCTGGTTTGACCATAATGAGAGATGTAGCTATCGCTCGGTCAGAGTTTGTTCCAGGGGAACAGGCAGTGACCAAACTTCAGGAGTTTCAAAATGACGACGTCTTGTTTGGATATTGTGAACTACCAGAG atTATCAAGTATGTGCAGACGTTCACAGGAAAAGAAGTCAAGGCCATGCACACCATGTTGATCAACAAACCCCCAGATCCAG GCAAGAAAACCTCAAGACACCCTTTACACCAGGACCTGCACTACTTCCCGTTCCGACCAGCGGACAGGGTTGTCTGCTCTTGGACAGCCATGCAGAAGGTCAACCGAGAAAATGGCTGCCTGGTCGTACTGCCTGGTACTCACAAAGGGGAACTACTCCAACATGACTATCCTGAATGGGAG GGAGGTGTCAACAAGATGTACCATGGGGTCAGAGACTTTGATCCCAATGCTCCTAGAGTCCATCTGCCCATGGACACCGGGGACACTGTGTTCTTCCATCCTCTGCTGATTCATGGATCAGGAATGAACAAGACAAAGGGATTCCGAAAG tCTATTTCATGCCATTATGCATCTGCTGACATTAACTACATTGATGTCAAAGGCTCCATTCAAGATGGGGTGGAAAAGGAAGTTTTTGAAATGGTTCACAAAAAACTGGTTGCCAGAGGAGTTGACCCCACGAAATTGACAATGAAG GACCTCTGGATGTTCAAGAGTAGAGATGTATCTCTGCCTCTGAATTAG
- the LOC105338079 gene encoding uncharacterized protein: protein MLFVFMKLDIRNVTPLLRKVFPWQYTINCRSVHGGVRLTMASGTVQTDSTEHFPDEEPIPDSTPSKKDDANSDAQKQDTSVSSQNTSSESTPRKISKNLKSSNGIASKLGYTPGISPRGRAGPSVRSGAYAFGSKVASSSSESTTLPFLMDSIYTDTVLVVEGKRFYIHRSLLGYASEYFQKLFANAHAASGEKSLRVKPEVVIKDKSYNDFLELLAFFHPGVIRDLTEKTAVRLLPIAEEYEMLPLKKRCESVLVNYLKKNSAMFSTTSKGPPTQRFRRDNAPDILLKCTKAADKGNSKVVLEQCLKVFANPDIPLKDLKTNPEISDQIKAKIFETRVDTTSNKLSKVFGELEKEKHENHILKKQLNDRYHIIQKAGVRMSIITSDDDKAHPVPSSVPVLHTHHYHSHHRQKLDSEREKKQKPLPSTKRNLKH, encoded by the exons ATGCTATTTGTATTTATGAAACTTGATATACgaaacgttacacctttattgCGAAAAGTCTTTCCATGGCAATACACAATTAATTGCCGATCAGTGCACGGTGGAGTTCGATTAACAATGGCGAGCGGTACTGTTCAAACAGATTCGACGGAACATTTCCCTGACGAAGAACCAATACCAGATTCCACACCTTCCAAAAAGGATGACGCCAATTCAGATGCACAGAAACAGGACACATCGGTGTCCAGCCAAAATACCAGCAGTGAATCCACCCctagaaaaatttcaaagaaccTCAAGTCTTCGAACGGAATCGCCTCCAAACTGGGGTACACACCTGGAATCTCCCCCAGAGGAAGAGCTGGGCCGTCGGTGCGGAGTGGGGCTTATGCCTTTGGCAGTAAAGTTGCTTCTTCGTCATCGGAGTCAACCACGCTTCCGTTCCTAATGGACAGTATATACACAGACACTGTTCTTGTTGTGGAAGGTAAACGGTTCTACATACACCGCTCGTTGCTAGGGTACGCGTCCGAATATTTTCAGAAACTGTTTGCTAACGCGCATGCTGCTTCGGGAGAGAAATCTTTAAGGGTGAAACCAGAAGTTGTCATCAAGGACAAAAGTTACAACGACTTTTTGGAACTTCTTGCATTCTTTCACCCGGGAGTTATACGGGATCTAACAG AGAAAACGGCCGTTAGATTGCTACCCATCGCTGAAGAATATGAAATGCTACCACTAAAGAAACGATGTGAAAGTGTCCTGGTgaattatctgaagaaaaattCTGCCATGTTTAGCACCACGTCCAAAGGTCCTCCAACACAGCGATTCCGTCGCGACAATGCGCCggatattttattgaaatgcaCAAAAGCGGCCGACAAGGGGAACTCTAAGGTTGTCTTGGAGCAGTGTCTGAAAGTATTTGCTAATCCGGATATTCCTTTGAAAGATCTGAAAACAAATCCTGAAATATCTGACCAGATTAAGGCTAAGATATTCGAGACACGCGTGGATACCACGTCGAACAAATTATCTAAAGTTTTTGGTGAACTCGAGAAAGAAAAACACGAAAACCATATTCTGAAGAAGCAACTGAACGACAGATACCATATTATACAAAAAGCTGGAGTGCGCATGTCTATCATCACCTCAGATGATGACAAGGCACATCCTGTTCCTTCGTCAGTTCCGGTTCTGCACACCCATCACTATCACAGTCACCACCGACAGAAGTTAGATtcggagagagagaaaaaacaaaaacccctGCCTTCaacgaaaagaaatttaaaacattaa